The Paenibacillus mucilaginosus 3016 genome includes the window CTGGATGCGAATCTGTCCCTGCTGGTGGGCCGGGAACGCGTCAACGATCCGGTCGATCGTCTGCGGCGCATCCGTTGTGTGCAGCGTAGCGAACACAAGGTGCCCGGTTTCGGCCGCGGTCACCGCCGCCGTGATCGTCTCCAGGTCGCGCATCTCGCCGACCAGGATCACATCCGGGTCCTGGCGGAGGACCGCCCTCAGCCCGTCCGCGAAGCTGCGGGTATCGCTGCCGACTTCCCGCTGGTTAATCACCGACGAGCCGTGCGCATGCAGGAACTCGATAGGATCCTCGAGCGTGACGATATGCTTGCGCTGCGTCTTGTTAATATGGTTGATCAGCGCGGCCAACGTAGAGGACTTGCCGCTCCCCGTCGGCCCGGTTACGAGCACAAGCCCGTGCGGCCTCTGCGCCAGGGACTGCACCGCCGGCGGCAGGCGCAGCTCCTCAAGCGTCGGAATCTTGGCCGGGATGGTTCGCGCGGCGAGTGATACCTTGCCCCGCTGCCTGTAAGCGTTGACCCGGTAGCGGGACAGCCCTTCGACTTCATAGGAGAAGTCGACCTCTCCTGTCCGACCGAAGCGCTCCGCCTGATCCGGCGTCATCACGGCCAGAACCATGCCGGAGGTATCCTCCGCGCTTAATAGCGAACCTTCCAGCGAAAGCAGACTCCCATGCACCCGTAGTACAGGGGGCGCCCCTGCGGTGATGTGCAAGTCGGACGCTCCGCGTTCGTGAGCCGTACGCAGCAGTTCATTGAATGTATGCAAGTTAGACATCTGATGGCTCCCTCCCGCTTAGTGCGCTACCGTCTCGCGAATCACCTCCTGCAAGGTGGTCGTTCCGTTGATGACTTTGGCGATGCCGTCATCCATGAGCTGGACCAAGCCCATCTTCACTGCTTCGGCCCGCATCTCCTGTACCGTTGCGTTCTCACTGATGAGCTGGCGCAGCTCTTCGCTGACGACCAGCACCTCATGGATCGCCGCCCGGCCCTGATACCCCGTCTGGTTGCAGGCACCGCAGCCGGTTCCTTTATACAGCGTGCCTACCTCTTCCATGCCGCGGCTCTTCATGAAGAACAATTCCTGCTCCGTCGGAGCGTGCGCCTTCCGGCACTCCGGACAAATCCGGCGCACAAGGCGCTGGGCTACGACGCCGACCAGAGAGGAAGCGATAAGGTACGGCTCGATGCCCATATCCCGGAAGCGGGTGACGGTGCTGATCGAATCGTTCGTATGCAGGGTCGACAGCACCAAGTGGCCTGTCAGCGACGCCCGCACCGCAATCTCCGCCGTCTCGGTATCCCGGATCTCCCCCACCATGACGATATTGGGATCCTGCCGGAGAATCGAGCGAAGGCCTGCCGCGAAGGTCAGCCCGATCTGGGCGTTCACATGCACCTGGTTGATGCCCTCGAGCTGATACTCGACCGGATCCTCGACGGTAATGATGTTCGTATCTTCTTTATTGAGATGACTCAGCGCCGAGTACAGGGTGGTCGTTTTCCCGCTTCCCGTCGGTCCCGTAATCAGCAGGATACCAAAAGGCTGGGCGATCATCTCTTTGAAAGCCTTGATATTCCGCGCACTGAAGCCCAGGTTGTCGATCGGTTTGACCCCTGAGGTGAGGTCGAGCAGACGAAGCACGATTTTCTCGCCATGAATCGTCGGCAGCGTAGAGACCCGGATATCGACGGTCTTGAAGTCGACATTCACCTTGATCCGGCCGTCCTGCGGCAGCCGCCTTTCGGCGATGTTCAGCTTCGCCATGATCTTCAGCCGCGCCGTAAGGAAGCCCTGCATCTGCTTCGGGATCACACGCTCCGTACGGAGGAACCCATCCACCCGGTAGCGGATGACGACGTTGCTCTCGCCCGGGTCCACGTGAATATCCGAGACCCTCAGCTGCACAGCCTGCTGGATCATCTTGTTGACCAGCCGCACAATCGGTGAATCCTCGCTGGTGATCTCCGTCTCTTTGATCTCGTCGGCGGTCGTAATCTCGCCCATCATCTGGCTCATGGAGTCCTGAAGGCCGTAATGCCGCGCGATGGCCCGCTGCAGCTCGTCCTTGCTGGAGATGGCCGGCTCGATCCGGAAGCCCGTCGTCATCCGCATCTCTTCGATCGCGAAGTAATCGAGCGGGTCGGCCATGGCCACCATGAGCTTGCCTCCGTCCTTCTGGAGCGGAATCGCCTGGTACCTTCTTGCCATGCTCTCCGGGATGATCTGCGTGATGGCCGGGTCGATCTGGAATTTATAGAGCGAGACGTGCGGAATGCCAAGCTGGAATTCCAGCACCTCGATCAATTGCTGTTCCGTAATATAGCCCTGCGTAATCAGCAGGTCGCCGAGCTTCTGTTTCGTATTGCGCTGCTCGACAAGCGCTTCCTTCAACTGATCCTCCGAGATAATGCCGCTCTCGACCAGCAAATCCCCGAGCCTCTTTTTGACAAGAGCCATGTGGCACCACTCCAAATCGGTTTCTTACTCTTTATATCGGACATTCCACGTCAGAGTTGAACCCGAATTTCTGGAATCGATTCTTTATTCATCCCGCTCATACTTTTGTCGAATAATGACGTTTATTTTCTTTTATATTTATCGTAGCTTATACCCCTTCCCCCCTCTATACCAAAAATCACACTCCGCTAAAAAGTGCGCAGTGGCGCTGATTTTAACCAATTTATAGCAGGAAAAGGCTCATATATTATCTCTCATGAAAGTAGTACAATGGAACTATTCACTATACCTAGTGATTTGACGTTATTTAGGTAGGACTATATTCATCAATGGAGGGACATCATGCGGATAACAGGGCACTTATGGCATCGATTCTTGTGCCGGCTGCTCGTCTTTACACTCCTGTTCTCATCCCTATCGGCAGTGGGCATTCGGCCGTCCGAAGCCTATGCGGCGGATGAAGCGGTGAAAACCAGAATTCTGGAGATTACGGACAGCGGCACATCGGATTTGAGCGGCATCCTGGGGGGGCAGACCTCTTCGGTGGAGCTGACCACGCTGCGGATGAAGAGATTTGTTGCGCTTCGTGAGGATTTGGATGGACGTTACGACGCCATTTATATCGGTAAGGGAACTTACAATCCTGCAGGCTTACCGGCTTACAACAACACGACACAGAACCACAATACAACCCATCTGCAGAACGACATTACGAACCTGAAAGCCAAAGAAATCATTGACGGGTTCGTTAACAAAGGCCTTCCTGTAATTCTGCACACAGATGTTCTTAATCAAGTACAAACGGGCAAGCTTTATACAATGTTCAGTCCATACAACAAGCCGGCCACGGCCAAAGAGAACGTGATCTTTGTTTCGAACACGGATATCGCAAGCTATACGGCGTTCAGCGCCAAAACCAAATTCGTTGAGCGCTCCGCGGTCCGGCCGCGCTTTGTGCTGACGGCCTCGCCCACCGATTACTCCACGAACAACAGCTTCATCTATCAGGATGGGGATTCGCTGACCTTCCGGTTCGATATCAAGAATGTGACTGACGTTGCCAAACGGGGACTGATCGCCAACCTCTACCTCAGTGCCGACCAGGTGCTCAGCACAGGGGCCGAGCAATTGGTGGCTTGGGCTCCGGTTACGCAGCAGACCGGCAATGTACTCAGCTTCCGGCTGCCCAAAGGGTTCTCGGGGCTCCAGTATTGGAAGCTGGAGATTGTCGAAGGCACGACCCTGACCAAGCTGAAAG containing:
- a CDS encoding type IV pilus twitching motility protein PilT, encoding MSNLHTFNELLRTAHERGASDLHITAGAPPVLRVHGSLLSLEGSLLSAEDTSGMVLAVMTPDQAERFGRTGEVDFSYEVEGLSRYRVNAYRQRGKVSLAARTIPAKIPTLEELRLPPAVQSLAQRPHGLVLVTGPTGSGKSSTLAALINHINKTQRKHIVTLEDPIEFLHAHGSSVINQREVGSDTRSFADGLRAVLRQDPDVILVGEMRDLETITAAVTAAETGHLVFATLHTTDAPQTIDRIVDAFPAHQQGQIRIQLAAVLVGVVSQRLLPKPRGEGRTCVTEIMMNTPAVANLIRTEKVHQIKSVMQTGRLQGMHTMDMAIKELLQQGLVDPLAAKAYLQEGGA
- a CDS encoding GspE/PulE family protein: MALVKKRLGDLLVESGIISEDQLKEALVEQRNTKQKLGDLLITQGYITEQQLIEVLEFQLGIPHVSLYKFQIDPAITQIIPESMARRYQAIPLQKDGGKLMVAMADPLDYFAIEEMRMTTGFRIEPAISSKDELQRAIARHYGLQDSMSQMMGEITTADEIKETEITSEDSPIVRLVNKMIQQAVQLRVSDIHVDPGESNVVIRYRVDGFLRTERVIPKQMQGFLTARLKIMAKLNIAERRLPQDGRIKVNVDFKTVDIRVSTLPTIHGEKIVLRLLDLTSGVKPIDNLGFSARNIKAFKEMIAQPFGILLITGPTGSGKTTTLYSALSHLNKEDTNIITVEDPVEYQLEGINQVHVNAQIGLTFAAGLRSILRQDPNIVMVGEIRDTETAEIAVRASLTGHLVLSTLHTNDSISTVTRFRDMGIEPYLIASSLVGVVAQRLVRRICPECRKAHAPTEQELFFMKSRGMEEVGTLYKGTGCGACNQTGYQGRAAIHEVLVVSEELRQLISENATVQEMRAEAVKMGLVQLMDDGIAKVINGTTTLQEVIRETVAH